GAAGGcacaaaactgaaaaaagaaaataagaaaatgatgcacaaaactggaaaaaaaaaatgatcaccTGCTGATAAGCATGGAAACAGAGTGCAGCAAGAAGAGACTTTGTGGCTATAAGTTTAACATCCAATCCCTGTCAAACAAGATTACACATATAGTAAACAAATACCAACTTAGATAGACCAGATTTCTAGTAAAACAAGAATTCTTGTATAACAAGAATTCTTGTATCAATAGTAAGTTTTGTTACAAGGTGGAAACTTACAGCTGATTGTAGGTATGTAGGGGTAAACTTGACACCTTCCATGAACAGAGCCACAGGAGCTAACAGGAGGAAAGACATGATTGTTATTACTGAGAAAAGAGTGATGTTGTCCAAAGAATCCTGTAAAAAAAGATCCAGACATTAAGGGACACTCCAAACAAAAAGAATTATACAAAGGCGCATTCACACTTGTAACTCGATTCTCAAACTGGTTTGAAAAAATTCCAAAGTAATGCTGCATTGCCTCCAAAACCATGCCAAGGAAAGCTATAAATCTGAACAATGCACGTTACCTCTTTCTTAACCATGACCTTTTTGCTAAGAACATTACGAGATTGGTTTGCCAAATTGGAAGCCATTGCACTCCAAAAACCAGCCCTTTcatgcaaaaagaaaaagaaatgtcaTATATCCTTGTTGAGAACATTGATTATTATACCAAGATCAGGAATGGAATCATGgttataaaatatacaaatagtgCAAGGACGTCctctgacttttttttttggcatcaatatttataatttatatgaatatgtagCATATTTTCTTACCAATTAAAAGAGATCTCTGTGACTGATGCAAGGGCCACTCCACCAACAATCGGCACAAGAGAAGAAACCACCCAGAGAGTAGGCAACTGCATCAGCATTATGACAAGAGCTAGAGTCAGCAGTGAACAATCAGATATAAGAAAATGTGGATTCATCTTCCCATCATGCATCCACAAAATTAACAACTGCGGCATTTCAGTTTCATGAGGCAAAAGCAAAAATGAGCAACTCAAAGTGAAACAGATCCATATCAACTTGATGCCCACTGATCATATCCAGGTGATTTAGATAAATAGCAATAGAGCAAAATTCGGGTAAAAAGGTGATATATACCTCCCCTAGAAACATAGCAGAAAGGACAACAGAGAAAAATGGCTCCATAGCTTTAATTGTGTGAGTGAACGAAACAGCCACTTTCCCAAGACTCATGTTGGTAAAAACGTTGCCCAATGTGTGCACCACTGCAAGCGGCAAAATTGCAGCAAGCTGCAAAGAGAACATAGCCCACAATCAACATCAATCccgaaatttaatattttctaaataataaaaatgaaaacaatggaGTAAAACACATGAAAACAGACCTGGGCGCCGCTAACTTTCGGCCTTTTATAGAGGTTCAAAGTCCACATAAGCAATACCAAAACAGTCCCAACAGCAAATTGAATCACTGTTACGGTTACTGGGAAGTGGTAGACCTTCAAAACCTgtgaaaattaacaataagtAATTATTCGCATCA
Above is a genomic segment from Mangifera indica cultivar Alphonso chromosome 3, CATAS_Mindica_2.1, whole genome shotgun sequence containing:
- the LOC123210051 gene encoding triose phosphate/phosphate translocator, non-green plastid, chloroplastic-like; translation: MQSAAAFTALSPAVPLLRPRKSVLRSPRFEPVLCSSKRQELSCSINVVSSSPSLPLRRSWSLSSSNTSMFRPWTSVAARDLETTSRFEVNATAVPESAGGEEEKSNSLLKILELGLLFGLWYLFNIYFNIYNKQVLKVYHFPVTVTVIQFAVGTVLVLLMWTLNLYKRPKVSGAQLAAILPLAVVHTLGNVFTNMSLGKVAVSFTHTIKAMEPFFSVVLSAMFLGELPTLWVVSSLVPIVGGVALASVTEISFNWAGFWSAMASNLANQSRNVLSKKVMVKKEDSLDNITLFSVITIMSFLLLAPVALFMEGVKFTPTYLQSAGLDVKLIATKSLLAALCFHAYQQVSYMILQRVSPVTHSVGNCVKRVVVIVSSVIVFKTPVLPINALGTGVALAGVFLYSRVKRIKEKPKTA